The sequence below is a genomic window from Candidatus Thiodiazotropha endoloripes.
CATCGATGGCCAGATTCAAGGCGTAGCCTTTGGCAAATGCACCCAGATCCATCGCGACCATGGAGTTCGTACTACTGACCAGATGTCCCTGAATACTGACATCCTCCATGCTGGGATTGTGCTTCAGCAAGGCCTCGATCTCGACCTTCCGCGGCGGCGGCCCGCCTGGAGGCTGATCGCTGTGAAACCCCCACAGGCCGATCAATTGACCAATTGCCGGATTGAACAGGTGCTCACTGTCGATGGCATATTGCCTGGCTTGCTGTAGCAGGCTGCCAAGCTCTGCCGATACCTGCAGAGCCTCTCCATCGGCCAGTGCGCGATTCAGTCGGACCAGCTCCCCCTCTCCCTGCCAGGCATGCCATTCACGATGCATCTTTTGAAAGGTCTTATCCAACTCCCTGACCGCCTCATTGAACAGCTCCGGCTGATCGGTATAGGCCTGGATATCCAGCAGGGTACCAAACACCAGCAGGGTCTGACGCTGATCCTGCGGCCCTTTGTCGCAGCCGGACAGGATTACCAACAATCCCAACAGCAACACTCTAACTATCCAATACATCCAATCAGATCCCGTAAAAGACAAACAACTATTGTACCGCCTTAACCCAAGCGGCGTCTCTTCACGATGATTGTCCGGACTTACAGGCGCAGACGACTTATCTGCTGCAAGCCGTAACAATTAACAACAGATAAACCGATGGAGAGAACCTATGGACAAATTCTGGATATACCTGGCCAATCTTGCCGGTCTTTCGGTATTGATCCTGCTGCTGGTGTGGATTTACGACCTGTTTTGCTGCTAATTTAACCTTCCATTGGATTCGTGTTAACAGGCCCTACCAGCCCAAAGATCAGCCACCTCTGTGCATCATGCAACCTGAAATCGACCTCTATTCAGCCATTATGTTGCTTGGTGCCGTACAGGGCATGTTTCTCGCCCTGGCACTGATCAACGCCAAAAGCGGCCTGCCTGTGGCACACCGTCTGCTGGCCCTGTTGACCCTGACTTTCTCCATAGACCTGTGGATGGCGTTTCTCCATCAATCCGGACATGTCACCAGCTACCCACGGCTGCTGGTCATCGATACCAATATCGATTTTCTCTTCGGACCACTCACCTATCTCTACGTCACGGCTTTGACCGCTCGATCCGGTTTCCACTTTACACTGCAGCAGTGGCGACACTTCCTGCCATTCCTGTTGGGATTTGTGATCCTGATACCACTGATGCTGCTCGATCAGCAGCAACTGCAGAGCTTGCTCAACAGTCAGG
It includes:
- a CDS encoding FAD:protein FMN transferase; amino-acid sequence: MYWIVRVLLLGLLVILSGCDKGPQDQRQTLLVFGTLLDIQAYTDQPELFNEAVRELDKTFQKMHREWHAWQGEGELVRLNRALADGEALQVSAELGSLLQQARQYAIDSEHLFNPAIGQLIGLWGFHSDQPPGGPPPRKVEIEALLKHNPSMEDVSIQGHLVSSTNSMVAMDLGAFAKGYALNLAIDELKRMGIENAIVNAGGDLCVSGQHGERPWVIGIRHPLGEEVIASVGVADGECVLTSGNYERYREFEGVRYAHIIDPRSGYPVAHVASATVISIQGGLADAAATALSVAGPVDWPRIAAKMGLTQVMLVDDQGKVYLTPQMQSRISFQQQVDEVVVTVD